The stretch of DNA TGACCATCTATCCCTACGATCCCAAAAAGTGGAATGAGACACTGGAACTGGTGGACACCACGTCCCCCTATGGCCTAACAGGTTGTGTTTTCGCTGGCGACCAAGAGATTATCGTGAAAGCGACACAAGCCCTCACCCATTCAGCAGGGAACTTCTACATCAACGATAAACCGACGGGAGCTGTCGTCGGACAGCAACCTTTTGGGGGAGGAAGGGCGTCAGGCACCAACGACAAAGCGGGGTCGGTGCTTAACCTGGTCCGATGGATTTCTCAACGGACCATTAAGGAAACGTATGATCCTCCAAGAGATTACCGGTACCCTTTTATGGATGAAAAATGACCGGAACGGAAGTGTCATGAAAAGAAGAAGAGTTCTCATAATGGGGGCTGCTGGGCGGGATTTCCACAATTTCAACACCGTCCTGAGGGACAATCCGGAATTCGAAGTGGTCGCGTTTACCGCCACACAGATTCCCCACATAAAGAATCGATTGTATCCTCCTGAACTTTCCGGTGGTCATTATCCTGACGGGATTCCCATCTTCGATGAAGAGGAGCTTCCGAGACTCATCTTGGACCTGCGAGTAGACGAAGTCATCTTCTCCTACAGTGATGTCTCTCACGAGTATGTCATGCACAAAGCATCGGAAGTCCTGAGAACGGCAGCCAATTTCACATTGCTGGGAAGCGAGAGGACCATGATTAAGTCCACCAAACCCGTTGTGGCCGTTGGTGCTGTGAGAACGGGATCGGGTAAGAGCCAGACGACCCGTAGGGTAGCCAAGTTACTTCGTGACCGTGAGAAGAGACCTGTGGTCATTCGTCACCCTATGCCCTATGGCGATCTCACAAGGCAGCGAGTGCAGCGATTTGCAACCCTTGATGATCTGAAAAGGCACGATTGTACCATTGAGGAGATGGAAGAATACGAACCCCACATTGCACGAGGAACCGTGGTGTATGCCGGTGTCGATTATGGGATCATCCTGAAAGAAGCTGAAAAGGAAGCCGACATTATTGTATGGGATGGTGGAAACAACGACACGCCTTTTTACAAACCTGATCTCTTTATCGTGGTGGTGGACCCTCACAGGCCTGGTCACGAGTCAACCTATTATCCAGGCGAAACGAATCTGAAGATGGCCGACGTGGTAGTCATTAATAAAATGAACACCGCGGATCCCAAGAACGTGGACATTCTAAGAACAAACATCGCAAAGGCAAATCCGGATTGCCTTGTCGTGGAAGCTGCGTCTCCCGTCTCGGTGGATGAACCTGATGCCATCCATGGAAGACGGGTCCTTGTGGTAGAAGACGGTCCCACGCTGACT from Candidatus Neomarinimicrobiota bacterium encodes:
- a CDS encoding cyclic 2,3-diphosphoglycerate synthase — encoded protein: MKRRRVLIMGAAGRDFHNFNTVLRDNPEFEVVAFTATQIPHIKNRLYPPELSGGHYPDGIPIFDEEELPRLILDLRVDEVIFSYSDVSHEYVMHKASEVLRTAANFTLLGSERTMIKSTKPVVAVGAVRTGSGKSQTTRRVAKLLRDREKRPVVIRHPMPYGDLTRQRVQRFATLDDLKRHDCTIEEMEEYEPHIARGTVVYAGVDYGIILKEAEKEADIIVWDGGNNDTPFYKPDLFIVVVDPHRPGHESTYYPGETNLKMADVVVINKMNTADPKNVDILRTNIAKANPDCLVVEAASPVSVDEPDAIHGRRVLVVEDGPTLTHGGMAFGAGTVAAEKHGAREIVDPRPWIKGSIAETFEKYPEIGTLLPAMGYGDKQVADLEETIKSVDCDVVIIATPVDLRRIIRIDKPSVRVSYDLEEIGHPNLEDVLTPFLS
- a CDS encoding aldehyde dehydrogenase family protein, translated to TIYPYDPKKWNETLELVDTTSPYGLTGCVFAGDQEIIVKATQALTHSAGNFYINDKPTGAVVGQQPFGGGRASGTNDKAGSVLNLVRWISQRTIKETYDPPRDYRYPFMDEK